A part of Blastopirellula marina genomic DNA contains:
- a CDS encoding GNAT family N-acetyltransferase yields the protein MSQTFSGTLHPIDLSDPQHANAVLSLLDEYARDPMGDGAPLPDYVKQNLIPRLSHIDTFRGLLAEIEGKFVGMAVCYLGFSTFKAKPLINIHDLCVSPSARGQGVGTALLEGVDNLARQYGCACVTLEVRADNRARNLYLRHGFDPGDPKTDAMSFWKKPIDG from the coding sequence ATGTCCCAAACATTCTCCGGAACGCTTCATCCAATCGATCTAAGTGATCCCCAACATGCGAACGCCGTGCTTTCGCTGCTGGACGAGTATGCTCGGGATCCGATGGGGGACGGAGCGCCGCTGCCTGATTACGTGAAGCAAAACTTGATTCCGCGGCTTAGCCACATCGATACCTTCCGTGGACTACTCGCCGAGATCGAAGGCAAATTCGTCGGAATGGCCGTTTGCTACCTCGGTTTCTCAACGTTCAAAGCGAAACCGCTGATCAACATCCATGATCTTTGCGTTTCGCCATCGGCTCGTGGCCAAGGCGTAGGTACCGCGCTGCTGGAAGGTGTCGATAACCTGGCCCGCCAGTACGGCTGTGCCTGCGTTACCTTAGAGGTCCGTGCTGATAACCGCGCACGAAATCTTTATCTTCGCCACGGCTTCGACCCAGGCGATCCGAAGACCGATGCGATGAGTTTCTGGAAGAAGCCGATCGACGGTTAG
- a CDS encoding HD-GYP domain-containing protein — translation MPTTFGDLLLAPEAMSTTTAYLQRQKFLPVPLHTLCVTGELPVDIYLCQGRDDAPVLFRRRNIEIPPDEFPKLLESGIETVFISRDHVEVYQQHLEDNVAVIIANESLPLERRLQFLGDTGRSILHEVFQADQLDQTLEAVDDLSNHMVELFAGNEVAVSDLFSVLRHDYHTYTHSYNVASYAMLLGKELGFSSDEKLRSLSVGGLLHDLGKLKIPRTILNKKGRLDNQDWDIIRRHPFDGFVALVNRPEVSRDQLMMVYQHHERIDGSGYPVGLIGDEIHPFARICSVVDVFDALTSSRPYRTANTTNEALETLDRLANDKLDAEMVQCWKALMKKPS, via the coding sequence ATGCCGACGACGTTCGGCGATTTGCTTTTAGCCCCCGAAGCAATGTCTACGACAACCGCCTACTTACAACGACAGAAATTCTTACCGGTACCGCTGCATACCTTGTGCGTAACAGGCGAACTGCCGGTCGACATCTATTTGTGCCAAGGGCGAGACGATGCTCCCGTTTTGTTTCGTCGCCGGAACATCGAGATCCCGCCGGATGAATTTCCCAAGTTGTTGGAAAGTGGAATCGAGACAGTCTTCATTTCACGCGACCACGTCGAAGTCTATCAGCAACATCTGGAAGACAATGTTGCAGTCATTATCGCCAACGAAAGTCTGCCGCTGGAACGGCGACTTCAGTTTCTGGGGGATACCGGGCGGAGCATTCTGCACGAGGTCTTTCAGGCTGATCAACTCGACCAAACGCTCGAAGCAGTCGACGATCTCAGCAATCACATGGTCGAACTTTTCGCCGGTAACGAGGTCGCCGTTTCCGACTTATTCAGCGTTCTACGTCACGATTATCACACTTACACGCACAGCTATAACGTGGCCAGCTATGCGATGCTGTTGGGGAAAGAACTCGGCTTCTCCAGCGACGAAAAGCTACGATCGCTCTCGGTTGGTGGCTTGCTCCATGACTTGGGCAAACTAAAAATTCCCCGCACGATCCTCAACAAGAAGGGACGTCTCGACAATCAGGATTGGGACATAATCCGCCGCCATCCGTTCGATGGTTTCGTCGCGTTGGTGAATCGCCCTGAAGTCAGCCGCGATCAGCTGATGATGGTCTATCAACACCATGAACGAATCGACGGATCAGGCTATCCGGTGGGACTGATCGGTGACGAGATCCATCCGTTTGCCCGAATTTGCAGCGTGGTCGATGTCTTCGATGCGTTAACAAGTAGTCGACCATATCGCACCGCAAACACGACCAACGAAGCCTTGGAAACCCTGGACCGACTTGCCAACGACAAACTTGATGCGGAGATGGTGCAATGCTGGAAAGCACTGATGAAGAAACCTTCGTAG
- a CDS encoding DUF1559 domain-containing protein — MSRMRAPRGFTLVELLVVIAIIGVLVGLLLPAVQQAREAARRMQCSNNMRQLGLAVHNFADTSAGYLPAGCRDYNFMSWVTFILPQMEQNNRYEAMSVSYVAYGASTGTGGWVYDSSDSTEGGRYDRLQNVRAWAGGVENYQCPSSLENDFYTAGPTGNKVWPKINYVACAGQTAIGDAQTRTGSSIAGGRNWRVSNYYGLKRIGGNSSDVVMEAGALFGNGLKVPLPGTAAGREEAMGNAKGESLASCTDGLSNTAMFSEILQTNSDTSHSATYSDFRGGPYRGENAFFSTYYEPNTKNPDEMMSSSYCHKAGTDVTPKAPCIAENAPAGYAIRISARSHHPGGVNVTRGDGSVGFFADTISRQIWRAFGTSQGAEPISFD, encoded by the coding sequence ATGTCGCGAATGCGCGCTCCACGAGGTTTCACCCTCGTCGAATTGCTGGTGGTTATCGCCATCATTGGTGTTTTGGTTGGGCTTCTCTTGCCGGCGGTGCAGCAAGCACGCGAGGCTGCCCGACGTATGCAATGCTCGAACAACATGCGTCAGCTCGGTCTGGCGGTTCACAACTTTGCCGATACCAGCGCTGGTTACCTGCCGGCCGGTTGCCGTGACTACAACTTCATGAGTTGGGTCACCTTCATTCTGCCGCAGATGGAACAAAACAATCGCTACGAAGCGATGAGCGTTTCGTATGTTGCTTACGGTGCTTCGACCGGAACCGGCGGTTGGGTTTACGACTCAAGCGACTCGACCGAAGGTGGTCGTTACGACCGCTTACAGAACGTGCGAGCCTGGGCGGGCGGTGTCGAAAATTATCAATGTCCCAGCAGCTTGGAAAACGACTTCTATACCGCTGGGCCGACGGGCAACAAGGTGTGGCCAAAGATCAATTACGTCGCTTGTGCCGGTCAGACGGCAATTGGCGACGCCCAGACCCGTACTGGTAGTTCGATCGCTGGCGGTCGCAACTGGCGGGTGTCGAACTATTACGGCTTGAAGCGAATCGGTGGTAATTCGTCCGACGTCGTTATGGAAGCAGGGGCCTTGTTTGGTAACGGCTTGAAAGTACCGCTGCCAGGTACGGCCGCCGGTCGTGAAGAAGCGATGGGTAATGCCAAAGGGGAATCGCTCGCTTCGTGCACTGATGGTTTGTCGAACACCGCGATGTTCTCGGAAATTCTGCAAACCAACAGCGACACCTCGCACAGTGCGACCTACAGCGACTTCCGTGGTGGTCCTTACCGTGGCGAAAACGCCTTCTTCTCGACCTACTACGAACCAAACACCAAGAACCCGGACGAAATGATGTCGTCGTCGTATTGCCACAAGGCGGGTACCGACGTCACTCCGAAAGCTCCATGTATCGCTGAAAACGCGCCTGCGGGTTACGCGATTCGTATCTCGGCTCGCAGCCATCATCCTGGCGGCGTGAATGTGACTCGAGGCGACGGTAGCGTCGGTTTCTTTGCCGATACCATCTCGCGTCAAATCTGGCGAGCATTCGGTACTTCGCAAGGTGCCGAACCGATCAGCTTCGACTAA
- a CDS encoding peroxiredoxin family protein: protein MSLAAMINHSRKVFLLVSVLAVLSTFVVVGVLLAIRLQVNERRSPFVVPENADLVALHQQVMRLHLGPEMDEWQRKETLAALDRIIQQLENIAAPDEPILLETNEIRSYYQAIAMSHGEQPSDAKAISGLCREVEQTLSQCEMASTESLGALMLAVQLLARQSIEKEEVSRQLTHIETMVAGKLQPADESGFRKMLSGTRHRLELIGSTLDLRGETLTGETLDLADLRGRVVLIECWSTHCAPCVEAMPALKNAYAKFHEQGFEIIGLPTDPYPGKLIAFAKQHQIAWSQIFDRTGNLERMQAWGIQAIPSSILIGPDGRVIALDVHAHASEPDRDLNRWLKKLLSP, encoded by the coding sequence ATGTCTCTGGCGGCCATGATCAACCATTCGCGGAAAGTGTTTCTGTTGGTCAGCGTGCTGGCCGTACTGTCTACGTTCGTAGTCGTCGGTGTCTTGCTGGCGATTCGGCTCCAAGTCAACGAAAGGCGTTCTCCTTTCGTGGTACCGGAAAATGCCGATTTGGTGGCTTTGCATCAGCAAGTGATGAGGCTGCATCTCGGACCCGAGATGGATGAGTGGCAGCGGAAAGAAACCTTGGCAGCCCTCGACCGTATCATCCAGCAGCTAGAAAACATCGCTGCGCCCGACGAGCCTATTCTGCTGGAAACAAACGAAATTCGCAGTTATTACCAAGCGATCGCGATGAGCCATGGCGAGCAGCCCTCGGACGCCAAGGCTATATCGGGGCTTTGCCGAGAGGTGGAACAGACGCTAAGTCAGTGTGAAATGGCATCGACGGAAAGTCTCGGTGCCTTGATGCTGGCCGTGCAACTTCTCGCACGCCAATCGATTGAGAAGGAGGAAGTAAGTCGCCAATTGACGCACATCGAAACCATGGTTGCGGGCAAACTGCAACCTGCCGACGAATCAGGCTTCCGCAAGATGCTGAGTGGGACTCGCCACCGCTTGGAGTTGATAGGTTCAACGCTTGATTTGCGGGGCGAAACGCTGACCGGAGAAACACTGGACCTGGCGGACCTCCGAGGACGCGTTGTACTGATCGAATGCTGGAGCACACATTGTGCGCCGTGTGTCGAGGCGATGCCTGCCTTAAAGAATGCCTACGCCAAATTTCACGAGCAAGGTTTTGAGATCATCGGTCTCCCGACCGACCCCTACCCCGGCAAGCTAATCGCCTTCGCGAAGCAGCATCAAATCGCCTGGTCGCAAATCTTCGATCGGACCGGCAATCTCGAACGAATGCAAGCTTGGGGAATCCAGGCGATACCTTCGTCGATCTTAATCGGCCCTGACGGACGCGTGATCGCGCTCGACGTTCATGCCCACGCTTCCGAACCAGATCGAGACTTAAATCGCTGGCTGAAAAAGTTACTCTCGCCGTAG
- a CDS encoding ABC transporter permease subunit produces the protein MIRVLLWKDMRLIRTIALLAILSVPSVLLLGGIVCFIVQDESIGGQTTVAKLAATFGGGTAYLQAIGYFTVTVCAGCILAGERQDRTCEFLACLPPLRWHHLVSKWLVVVGFILLWLLIYGALFLTTVQLEQSFGTKRFSEQLMPIGGMAQLLIGCSGIAWAASAIARSSVIPILVGFITPGFVVPLIGMLFQFFEISVDLPNQTPLMLAAVCLLGVAGFVAGAFFYLIRSEE, from the coding sequence ATGATTCGCGTTCTGCTTTGGAAAGATATGCGATTGATTCGGACGATTGCCCTCTTGGCGATTCTGAGCGTCCCGTCGGTGTTGCTGCTCGGGGGCATTGTCTGTTTCATCGTTCAAGACGAATCGATCGGCGGGCAAACGACAGTCGCCAAGCTGGCGGCAACCTTCGGTGGGGGCACGGCATACTTACAAGCAATTGGCTACTTCACGGTTACCGTCTGTGCCGGTTGTATCCTGGCCGGGGAACGGCAAGATCGCACGTGCGAGTTCCTGGCCTGTTTGCCCCCTCTACGCTGGCATCATTTGGTGAGTAAGTGGCTGGTTGTCGTTGGTTTTATTCTGCTTTGGCTGCTCATTTATGGGGCACTGTTCCTGACGACGGTTCAATTAGAACAATCGTTTGGGACGAAGCGATTCTCGGAACAACTCATGCCAATTGGCGGCATGGCCCAGCTTCTAATCGGATGTAGCGGTATCGCTTGGGCCGCCTCGGCGATCGCGCGAAGTTCAGTGATTCCGATCTTGGTTGGTTTCATCACGCCGGGATTTGTCGTTCCACTGATAGGCATGTTGTTTCAGTTCTTCGAGATCTCAGTCGACCTGCCCAACCAGACTCCCTTAATGTTGGCTGCCGTCTGCCTGCTGGGGGTTGCCGGATTTGTCGCAGGGGCGTTCTTTTACTTGATTCGAAGCGAGGAATAA
- a CDS encoding ABC transporter ATP-binding protein, producing the protein MHQADRSVLAASQCAIRIDGLTKRFGKSVAVDDLSLVVPPGQTFGLLGPNGAGKSTTIRMMVGLTQPDEGTIEILGEAATERTVAVKRRIGYVPEKHHIYPWMRVSEVLGFVSSLYPQWDDDLSDELLEVFELPRHKRVRHLSKGMVAKLGLLVALAPQPDVLLLDEPTSGLDPLIRDEFLEGILATQAQAKGRAVLFSSHHIDDVARIADVVGIMDGGRLILTEEVTHIHDRVKLMQAVIEDGTLPRSTPEEAIWTQVDRRQWSLTLYPFSQELAEQIAAENPVTRYEILDISLENLFKQVIRGRRQVAREKRS; encoded by the coding sequence ATGCACCAGGCAGATCGTTCGGTTCTCGCGGCTTCTCAGTGTGCTATCCGAATCGATGGCCTGACCAAGCGTTTTGGCAAGTCGGTAGCCGTTGATGATCTTTCACTTGTCGTCCCGCCAGGGCAAACATTTGGCCTGCTTGGCCCCAATGGTGCTGGCAAAAGTACGACGATTCGGATGATGGTTGGCCTGACTCAGCCTGATGAAGGAACCATCGAGATTTTAGGAGAAGCGGCAACCGAGCGAACCGTGGCCGTAAAACGCCGCATCGGCTATGTCCCGGAGAAACATCACATTTATCCCTGGATGCGCGTAAGTGAAGTGTTGGGCTTTGTCTCGTCGCTCTATCCCCAGTGGGATGACGACCTCAGCGACGAGCTGCTAGAGGTCTTCGAGCTTCCCCGCCACAAACGGGTGCGTCATCTTTCCAAGGGGATGGTTGCCAAATTGGGGCTGCTCGTGGCGTTAGCTCCGCAGCCTGACGTGTTGCTGCTGGACGAGCCGACCTCGGGGCTCGATCCGCTGATTCGAGACGAATTCCTTGAGGGGATCTTGGCTACCCAGGCCCAAGCGAAAGGGCGTGCCGTCCTTTTTTCGAGCCACCACATCGACGACGTCGCCCGAATCGCCGATGTGGTGGGCATCATGGATGGTGGGCGGTTGATTCTCACCGAAGAAGTCACCCACATACACGATCGAGTCAAGCTGATGCAGGCCGTCATCGAGGATGGAACACTCCCTCGCTCGACGCCTGAGGAGGCGATCTGGACGCAGGTCGATCGCCGTCAGTGGAGTTTAACGCTCTATCCATTCTCTCAGGAACTAGCCGAACAGATCGCCGCGGAGAACCCGGTTACGCGTTACGAAATACTCGACATCAGCTTGGAAAATCTTTTCAAGCAAGTCATTCGAGGACGCCGGCAAGTGGCGCGGGAGAAACGCTCATAA
- a CDS encoding GntR family transcriptional regulator — MQIDPKSHTPIFRQIADQIRGRIRSGVHRPGESLPSLRQLALDIKVNPNTIQRAYELLEREGMIESRRGVGIFVAEENAAPRSIAEQQIQQRLAKLVDSAAAKGINIERLRTLFEDTLQTRVQDT, encoded by the coding sequence ATGCAGATCGATCCCAAAAGTCACACGCCTATCTTTCGGCAGATTGCCGATCAAATTCGCGGCCGCATCCGCAGCGGCGTGCATCGCCCGGGCGAGTCGCTGCCTTCCCTACGGCAACTCGCCTTGGATATTAAGGTGAATCCCAACACGATTCAGCGGGCGTACGAACTGCTGGAACGGGAAGGGATGATCGAATCGCGCCGTGGTGTCGGTATCTTTGTGGCCGAAGAGAACGCCGCCCCACGAAGCATCGCCGAGCAGCAGATCCAACAGCGTCTGGCGAAACTCGTCGATTCGGCGGCGGCTAAGGGCATCAATATCGAGCGGCTGCGAACGTTGTTTGAAGATACGCTCCAAACGCGCGTTCAGGATACCTAA
- a CDS encoding metallophosphoesterase family protein: MPIHLSSVSRRQFLASSAAALASVSVLRVGFAAEGSTTTTLALVSDTHVPKTTDTTARGVNMTDNLNSVVREINSLETKPAAVLFNGDCAYLKGLPEDYANFATCVQPLIDAGQQLHMTMGNHDNIPNFYNALKEQRPEKPLVASKHVTVLETPHANLLLLDSLMKTDIVTGELGEAQLKWLAEALDARADKPAIVMAHHTLHMEPIQVGKTIGGIADTAEFLKVLHARPQVKAYVFGHSHVWAHTKDGELDLINLPAAAYVFDEAQPNGWTLARLSDSGIEFELQAHDKSHKHHKQVFAVNW; this comes from the coding sequence GTGCCGATTCATCTTTCTTCTGTCAGTCGTCGTCAGTTTTTGGCTAGCTCGGCCGCCGCGTTGGCCAGTGTTTCCGTTCTGCGTGTTGGTTTTGCTGCGGAAGGCTCCACCACGACCACGCTAGCCCTGGTATCGGATACCCACGTCCCGAAAACTACCGATACGACGGCCCGGGGCGTGAACATGACCGATAATTTGAACAGCGTCGTTCGCGAGATTAATTCGCTGGAAACGAAGCCCGCTGCGGTGCTCTTTAATGGCGACTGTGCTTACCTCAAGGGCTTGCCGGAGGACTACGCCAACTTCGCCACATGCGTTCAGCCGCTGATCGATGCCGGTCAACAGTTGCACATGACGATGGGCAATCACGACAACATTCCGAATTTCTACAATGCTTTGAAAGAACAACGTCCTGAAAAGCCGCTGGTCGCGTCGAAGCACGTTACCGTGTTGGAAACACCGCACGCGAACCTGCTCCTGCTCGACTCACTGATGAAGACCGACATCGTTACCGGCGAGTTGGGCGAAGCGCAGCTGAAGTGGTTGGCCGAGGCACTGGATGCCCGAGCCGACAAACCGGCGATCGTGATGGCACATCACACGCTACACATGGAACCCATTCAAGTCGGCAAAACCATCGGCGGAATTGCCGATACGGCTGAATTTCTGAAGGTGCTGCACGCCCGACCGCAGGTCAAAGCGTACGTCTTCGGACACTCCCACGTCTGGGCGCATACCAAGGATGGCGAGCTCGACCTAATCAACCTTCCGGCAGCCGCTTACGTCTTCGACGAAGCCCAACCCAACGGTTGGACCCTGGCCCGGTTAAGTGATTCCGGTATCGAGTTTGAGCTACAAGCGCACGACAAGTCCCACAAGCATCACAAACAGGTCTTCGCCGTCAATTGGTAA
- a CDS encoding leucine-rich repeat domain-containing protein, translating to MPRPHFKQFSLLLLLLMIAIAGILFGLLREPIRQLAHERKLADRVAELGGSVTWGGTLEGRGGQGRSYIGAIDLSGTSVTDADLADIGKLAYLTHLRLNNTQVSDAGIHCLSELPRLVQLELAGTQVTDQGLADLSQIRSLNVLMLVGCPITDQGMNEIAQLDQLWMLHLDKTAITAEGLELLKNLPSLNSLSLKKTSLTDQNCVLLEDFPSLEVVYISGTNVSEERVLRSYQSEVGPHLLP from the coding sequence ATGCCCAGACCGCACTTCAAGCAATTCTCGCTCTTGCTACTGCTGTTGATGATCGCCATCGCAGGCATCCTCTTCGGACTGCTGCGTGAACCGATTCGTCAATTGGCCCACGAGCGGAAACTGGCCGATCGCGTCGCCGAGCTTGGTGGCAGTGTTACCTGGGGCGGCACCCTGGAAGGACGAGGCGGGCAAGGCCGATCGTACATCGGTGCGATCGACCTGAGCGGAACCTCGGTAACTGACGCTGATCTGGCTGACATCGGCAAGCTGGCGTATCTGACACATCTTCGCTTGAACAACACACAAGTTAGCGATGCCGGCATACACTGCCTAAGCGAATTGCCACGTCTCGTTCAGCTTGAGTTAGCCGGCACCCAGGTCACCGACCAAGGACTGGCAGACCTTTCTCAGATTCGATCGCTTAACGTACTGATGTTGGTAGGTTGCCCGATTACCGATCAAGGCATGAACGAGATCGCCCAGCTCGATCAGTTGTGGATGTTGCATCTCGACAAGACGGCAATCACGGCGGAAGGGCTTGAATTGCTGAAGAACCTACCAAGTTTGAACTCGTTGAGTCTAAAGAAGACCTCGTTAACCGATCAAAATTGTGTTTTGCTGGAAGACTTTCCATCATTGGAAGTCGTTTACATTAGCGGAACCAACGTTTCCGAAGAGAGGGTTCTTCGGTCTTACCAAAGCGAAGTCGGTCCGCACTTGTTGCCTTGA
- a CDS encoding MOSC domain-containing protein → MPKHLTMDQLNEGIPSIEASPQNAGTLEAIVIRPATDQRQSLASCELSPKGGVHGDNWALGCWKSLPDGSPHPDVQVAMMNSRAIQLIAGESDRWPLAGDNLFVDLDLSESNLPPGTQLQIGEATLEITAIAHNGCKKFAERFGTDAVKFVNSPAGKQMHLRGIYAKIVEPGTVNVGDVITKRNG, encoded by the coding sequence ATGCCGAAACATTTAACCATGGATCAGTTAAACGAGGGAATCCCTTCGATCGAAGCGTCTCCGCAGAATGCAGGAACGCTGGAAGCAATCGTTATTCGTCCCGCGACCGACCAACGACAATCGCTCGCCTCGTGCGAGCTGAGTCCCAAAGGTGGCGTACATGGTGACAACTGGGCCTTGGGCTGCTGGAAATCGCTTCCCGATGGTTCGCCTCATCCGGATGTTCAAGTGGCCATGATGAACTCGCGAGCCATTCAGCTAATCGCCGGCGAATCGGATCGTTGGCCTTTGGCTGGCGACAATCTGTTTGTCGACTTGGATCTGAGCGAATCGAACTTGCCGCCTGGAACGCAGCTTCAAATCGGTGAGGCGACGCTCGAGATCACCGCGATCGCTCACAACGGCTGCAAGAAGTTTGCCGAGCGTTTCGGAACTGACGCCGTAAAGTTTGTCAATTCGCCGGCCGGCAAACAGATGCACTTGCGGGGAATCTATGCCAAGATCGTCGAGCCTGGCACAGTGAACGTCGGGGACGTGATCACCAAGCGAAACGGCTAG
- a CDS encoding arylsulfatase encodes MPARIAFAFAFVCVFASLATAADVKKPNIIYIMIDDAGYADFGAMGSTQVQTPAFDQMCREGTRYTDHYSGSAVCAPTRCVLMTGLHTGHCRRRDNQAKANRNKTDQNGLVFLKDEDLTVAEVLQKAGYVTGGIGKWGLGNPGFEGSPEKQGFDHFLGYLDQVHAHDHYTDWLWNDGERMETGKRYAHYIFEEDTLRFINENHDKPFFLYLPYTLPHGKYEIPADDPAYALYKDKPWPQQVKNYAAMITRADMTVAKIMDLLKELKIDDNTIVFYTSDNGPNAPFVKLLDSNGPFQGIKRDLHEGGIRAGMAVRWPGHTPAGEVSDFVWGMRDVFPTLCELAGTETPANLDGISVVPTLLGKQQKGHDAMYWEFPPGSQQAVRMRKWKGYRRGTKSPVQLFDLDTDPGETTNLATKYPQIADQIAAIMTQSHTPNEFWPLDDGPPKKKKK; translated from the coding sequence ATGCCTGCTCGAATCGCTTTTGCGTTTGCCTTCGTCTGTGTGTTCGCTTCACTCGCCACCGCAGCTGACGTCAAAAAGCCGAATATCATCTACATCATGATCGACGACGCCGGGTATGCCGACTTCGGCGCGATGGGGTCGACACAAGTTCAAACGCCAGCGTTCGATCAAATGTGTCGCGAAGGGACACGATACACCGATCATTACTCGGGATCGGCCGTCTGTGCGCCGACGCGATGCGTGCTGATGACCGGACTGCATACTGGGCATTGCCGCCGACGCGATAACCAAGCCAAAGCTAACCGCAACAAGACCGATCAAAACGGGCTCGTTTTCCTGAAAGACGAAGACCTGACCGTGGCCGAAGTCTTGCAGAAAGCAGGTTATGTCACCGGCGGCATCGGAAAATGGGGGCTGGGAAATCCTGGCTTCGAGGGCTCGCCTGAGAAGCAAGGTTTCGACCATTTCCTGGGATACCTCGATCAAGTCCACGCCCACGATCACTACACCGATTGGCTGTGGAACGATGGTGAGCGGATGGAGACCGGGAAGCGTTATGCCCATTACATCTTCGAGGAAGACACCCTTCGCTTTATCAACGAGAACCACGACAAACCGTTCTTTTTGTATCTGCCCTACACGTTGCCGCACGGTAAGTACGAGATACCAGCCGATGATCCCGCCTATGCACTTTACAAAGACAAACCGTGGCCGCAGCAGGTAAAGAACTACGCCGCCATGATCACGCGGGCCGATATGACCGTGGCTAAGATCATGGATCTGCTGAAGGAACTAAAAATCGATGACAATACAATCGTCTTTTACACCTCCGATAATGGTCCCAACGCACCTTTTGTCAAACTGCTTGATTCCAATGGACCGTTCCAAGGAATCAAACGTGACCTACACGAAGGGGGCATTCGTGCAGGGATGGCTGTACGCTGGCCAGGGCATACACCCGCCGGGGAAGTGAGCGACTTTGTGTGGGGAATGCGTGATGTTTTCCCCACGCTTTGCGAACTGGCCGGAACCGAAACGCCAGCCAACCTCGACGGAATCTCGGTCGTGCCGACCCTGCTCGGCAAGCAGCAAAAAGGACATGATGCGATGTACTGGGAGTTTCCACCAGGATCGCAGCAAGCTGTGCGAATGAGAAAGTGGAAAGGTTATCGGCGCGGAACCAAGTCGCCGGTGCAACTGTTCGACCTGGACACCGATCCAGGTGAAACAACGAACCTGGCTACCAAGTATCCGCAGATCGCCGACCAAATTGCCGCGATCATGACTCAGTCGCACACACCCAACGAGTTCTGGCCGTTGGACGATGGTCCGCCGAAGAAGAAGAAAAAGTAA
- a CDS encoding alpha/beta hydrolase family protein, whose translation MPRRFSWVIVLLSASYAFADEVSWLTDVTTVPEHVVQQHASPVDEVESLQQWQQQRAEVETAWKEFLGVYANSDLPLKLEVIKREELDDCTRTLIRYQAEPGRMVRAYLLAPLGDKNAKLPAIVAFHGTNAGTFNKLVGLDAEPARHMGLRLVKEGFVVLCPENFLWEGSSYKGSTEAALKNHPGSKGMAVMLADGMRAVDVLLAQPNVDPQRIGAYGHSLGAKETLYLTAFDDRVCAGVASEGGVEIGFSNWNAIWYLSDAVDKKDFARSHHELFALIAPRPFLVLGGEEGRGCADGERSWPTILSGQKIAKLYGEPIRQGLVNHGEGHSLSMESGDKVLAWLNAYVANQD comes from the coding sequence ATGCCTCGTCGGTTCAGCTGGGTTATCGTTTTGCTGTCGGCTTCCTACGCGTTTGCGGACGAAGTATCTTGGCTAACCGATGTGACGACCGTTCCAGAACACGTCGTCCAGCAGCATGCTTCGCCGGTTGATGAAGTCGAGTCACTCCAACAGTGGCAACAGCAGCGTGCAGAAGTCGAGACCGCCTGGAAAGAGTTCCTCGGTGTGTATGCCAACTCCGACTTACCGCTAAAGCTTGAAGTGATCAAGCGGGAAGAACTGGATGACTGCACGCGTACGCTCATTCGTTACCAGGCTGAACCAGGACGCATGGTTCGGGCTTATCTGCTCGCCCCGCTCGGTGATAAGAACGCCAAACTACCAGCGATCGTAGCTTTTCATGGAACCAATGCCGGGACCTTTAACAAGCTAGTCGGCCTCGATGCCGAGCCAGCCCGGCACATGGGACTACGTTTGGTGAAGGAAGGTTTCGTCGTCCTTTGCCCGGAAAACTTTCTGTGGGAAGGTAGCTCGTATAAGGGTTCAACCGAAGCAGCTTTGAAGAATCATCCTGGCAGCAAGGGAATGGCCGTGATGTTGGCCGATGGAATGCGCGCCGTCGACGTGCTGCTGGCTCAACCGAACGTCGATCCTCAGCGGATTGGCGCGTACGGACATTCGCTTGGTGCCAAAGAAACGTTGTATCTGACGGCGTTCGACGATCGTGTCTGTGCGGGCGTGGCCAGTGAAGGGGGCGTCGAGATTGGCTTTAGCAATTGGAATGCGATTTGGTATTTGAGCGATGCTGTTGATAAGAAAGACTTCGCGCGTTCGCACCACGAGTTGTTCGCTTTGATTGCTCCACGGCCGTTCCTGGTTCTCGGTGGCGAAGAGGGCAGGGGATGTGCCGACGGCGAACGAAGCTGGCCAACGATTCTCAGTGGCCAGAAGATCGCCAAACTGTACGGCGAGCCAATCCGGCAAGGCCTGGTCAACCATGGTGAAGGGCACTCCCTTTCCATGGAATCGGGCGACAAGGTCCTCGCCTGGCTGAACGCGTACGTCGCAAACCAGGATTAG